TTCGGGCGGGACGACGACGAGGACGGCCCGGGGCTGTTCGGGATGCTCGCCATCATGATCCTCGGACCGCTCGCGGCCGGGCTGATCCAGATGGCGGTCAGCCGCTCCCGCGAGTACCAGGCCGACGCCGACGGCGCCCGGATCACCGGCGACCCGCTCGCCCTCGCCAGCGCCCTGCGCAAGCTCGACGCCGGCACCCGGCAACTCCCCCTCCCGCCCGAGCCCCAGCTCCAGACGGCGAGCCACATGATGATCGCCAGCCCTTTCCGGCCGGGCGAGGCCGGGGCGAGGCTGTTCTCCACCCACCCGCCGATGGCGGAGCGGATCGCCCGGCTGGAGGGGATGGCGGGGCGCGGGCGGTAGGGGCCGCTGCCCGGGGCGGCGTGGCCGTGGTGGGGTGTCCGTCGGGGTCAGGGGGCCGATTTCTCGTACGCCGTGCGGAGGCGGTGGATGCCGTCGACGAGTTGGGCGGGGTTCTCGGCGGCGGCGTAGCTGAGGCGCAGGTGCGGGGCCGGGGGTTCGGCGGCGTGGTACGGGCGGCCGGGGGTGATCTGGACGCCGGCGCGCAGGGCGTCGGCGGTGAGGGCGCCGTCGTCGGTGCCGTCCGGGAGGGTCAGCCACAGGTGGTAGCCGCCGGGGCGGTGGGTGGTGAGGAAGCCGGGCAGCTCGCGGTGCAGGGCGGCGACGGCGGCGGTGCGGCGGTCGCGCAGTTCGGCGCCGAGGGTGCGCAGGTGGCGGGCCCAGGCCGGGTCGGCGACGAGTTCCAGCGTCGCCTCCTGGAGCGGGCGGGGTACGAAGAAGCTGTCCACGACCTGGGTGGCCCGCAGCCGGGCGAGGGCCGGGCCGCGGGCGGTGAGGGCGCCGACCCGCAGGTTGGGGGAGGCGGCCTTGGTGAGCGAGCGCAGGTGCACCACGACGCCGTCCTGGTCCTCGGCGGCGAGCGGTCGGGGCAGCGCGGGGGAGTCGGCGTGTACCAGCAGCCGGGCGAAGTCGTCCTCGACCACGAAGGCCCCGGCCGCCCGGGCGATCCGCAGCACGTCGGCCCGTCGGGCGGGGGAGAGTACGGCGCCGGTGGGGTTCTGGAACAGCGGCTGGCAGACGAAGACCCGGGCCCGGGTGGCGGCGAAGGCGTCCGCCAGCAGGTCGGTGCGGACGCCGTCGGCGTCGATCGGGACGGGGACGGGGCGCAGTCCGGCCGCCCGGATGACGGCCAGGATGCCCGAGTACGTCGGCGACTCGACCAGGACGGGTGCGCCGGGTGCGGCGAGCGCGCGCATGGCGACGGTGAGCCCGCCCTGGCCGCCGGAGGTGATCAGGACGTCCCCGGCGCCGATCGGTCCGCCGTGACCGCCGATGTCGCGGGCGAACCAGCCGCGCAGTTCGGTGAGGCCGTCGGTGGGCGGCCGGTTCCAGGCACCCGGGCGTCGGCCGGCCCGGGCGAGGACGGCGGCGAGCAGGCGCTCGGGCAGCATCGAGGCGTGCGGGTACCCGCTGTTGAGGTCGATCACGTCGGGCGGCGGCACCCGGAGGGTGGCGAACACCGGGGCGGCGAGCAGGTCGCGCGGGCCGGAGTCGGCGCTGAGCGCGATCTCCTGCCAGGAGAGGTCGCCGGTTCGTCCGGCCGGTGCGGCGGGGACGGCCGGGGCCGCGGCGAAGGCTGCCGCCCGGAACACCCCCGCGCCCGGCCGGGAGACCACCAGGCCCTCGGCCACGAGCACCGCGATGGCCCGGGAGACCGTCACCGGGCTGACCTGGTGGCGCTCCGTCAGGGCCCGGCTGGAGGGCAGCTTCCGTCCCTCCGGGTAGCGCTCGACCTCCCGCCGCAGACTGTCGGCGAGTTCGGTCACACTGCTACGCTCGTTCATGACGGAACAAGATAGCGCTATCCGCCCCGCAGCAGTAGCACCGCAGCAGGACCGGACCTCCGGTACCGCTCTCGCCGCCCTCGGGGTGGCCTCCTTCTCGCTCAGCTTCCCCGCCACCGCGTGGTCCCTGACCGGCTTCGGCCCGTGGTCCTCGACCGGCCTGCGCGGCGTCCTGGCCGCGGTGCTGGCCGGGCTCTACCTGCTGGCCTCCGACGCCCCGCTGCCGACGCGGCGGCAGTGGCCCGGCCTGCTGGTGGTCTCCGCCGGCTGCGTGCTCGGCTTCCCGCTGCTGACCACGCTCGCCCTGCGTACCTCCTCGACCGCCCACTCGGCGGTGGTCATCGGCGTCCTGCCGCTGGCCACCGCGGTGGTCTCGGCGGTGCGGACGGGGCGTCGGCCGTCCCGGGCGTTCTGGGCGGCGGCGCTGGCCGGGGCGTCGGCCGTACTCGTCTTCACCCTGCTGCAGAGCCACGGGCGGCCGACCGTCGCCGACCTCTACCTGTTCGTCGGGCTGGTGGTCTGCGCCGCCGGGTACGCGGAGGGCGGGCGGCTGTCCCGGGACCTGCCGGGCGCCCAGGTGATCGCCTGGGCGGTGCTGGCAGCGCTGCCGGTGATGGCGCTGACCTCGGCGTTCGGGCTGTCCACCGAGCCGGTGCGGTTCGGCGCGAAGGCGGTGGCGGGGCTGTTGTACATCGCGG
The genomic region above belongs to Streptomyces sp. 1331.2 and contains:
- a CDS encoding aminotransferase-like domain-containing protein, translating into MNERSSVTELADSLRREVERYPEGRKLPSSRALTERHQVSPVTVSRAIAVLVAEGLVVSRPGAGVFRAAAFAAAPAVPAAPAGRTGDLSWQEIALSADSGPRDLLAAPVFATLRVPPPDVIDLNSGYPHASMLPERLLAAVLARAGRRPGAWNRPPTDGLTELRGWFARDIGGHGGPIGAGDVLITSGGQGGLTVAMRALAAPGAPVLVESPTYSGILAVIRAAGLRPVPVPIDADGVRTDLLADAFAATRARVFVCQPLFQNPTGAVLSPARRADVLRIARAAGAFVVEDDFARLLVHADSPALPRPLAAEDQDGVVVHLRSLTKAASPNLRVGALTARGPALARLRATQVVDSFFVPRPLQEATLELVADPAWARHLRTLGAELRDRRTAAVAALHRELPGFLTTHRPGGYHLWLTLPDGTDDGALTADALRAGVQITPGRPYHAAEPPAPHLRLSYAAAENPAQLVDGIHRLRTAYEKSAP
- a CDS encoding DMT family transporter codes for the protein MTEQDSAIRPAAVAPQQDRTSGTALAALGVASFSLSFPATAWSLTGFGPWSSTGLRGVLAAVLAGLYLLASDAPLPTRRQWPGLLVVSAGCVLGFPLLTTLALRTSSTAHSAVVIGVLPLATAVVSAVRTGRRPSRAFWAAALAGASAVLVFTLLQSHGRPTVADLYLFVGLVVCAAGYAEGGRLSRDLPGAQVIAWAVLAALPVMALTSAFGLSTEPVRFGAKAVAGLLYIAGVSQFGGFVLWYRGMAGIGVPRASQLQLAQPLLTLVWSVLLLGEDLPAAAPVTAVVVLVCIAVTQRART